The sequence below is a genomic window from Nitrospiraceae bacterium.
GGGCGTTTCCGACGGATGAAGCCATCCTCAAAGTGCTCTATTTGGGGATGCAGCGCATCGCCAAGAAATGGACCGTGCCCATTCCTGAATGGAAACGAGCCTTAAATCAATTCGCCATGCTGTTAGGAGATCGAGTGCCAACAAGAATGTAATTCACAATCAGTTACACAGAAAACGTGACAGGCCCACAGAATGGCCTGATTGAACGGTTCTTTCGCAGTTTGAAGGAGGCATGTGTGTGCAACACCACTTTGCCGGATTTGCGGACGCGCAGCGGGCGGTTTCAACGTGGTTGTACTGGTATAACGAGGGGCGGCCGCATCAGGCCTTACAGTACCGAAGCCCGCGGCAATATAATATCGACAGGAACAAGCTGCGAAGGTGGCTTGACTTCAGGGGAGCATTACAACCTTGTGATGACGCCGCTTGGTGATACCACTGCAAGGCTGTTCTATAGTTCTTTTCAACTCCCTCACCATTTTTATAGGCATCGCCTAGGTAATATTGGGCCGATGAATTTCCCTGACGCGCACTTTTTTGACACCATTCCAAAGCCTTTTTTTCATTTTTAGGCAATCCCTTGCCATTACCATACATATGGCATATTTTATTCTGTGCCTCAGCATGCCCCTTCTCTGCTCCCGTGAGATATAACTCACGGGCTTTAGAAAGGTTCTTTTCTAGACCATAACCCCATTCATACATATACCCCAGCTTATATAGATGTTCAGGGAAACCCTCTTTGGCCGCTTTCTGATACCACTCCCTTGCC
It includes:
- a CDS encoding IS256 family transposase: AFPTDEAILKVLYLGMQRIAKKWTVPIPEWKRALNQFAMLLGDRVPTRM